A section of the Thermoleophilaceae bacterium genome encodes:
- the tmk gene encoding dTMP kinase produces MAGLFVTFEGIDRSGKTTQARMLVDALRDEAVAVREPGGTEVGERLRDLLKDPAVQISPETEALLFAAARAELVAQVIRPALEAGKVVVSDRFLDSSLAYQGIARGLGVEDVEQINSFATAGLLPDLTFLLSIDLARAAERAGQLDRFEDEGDSLQKAVFDAYSELAAADTQRWRIIDADRPSHEVHAEVLAAVQQARQSAGARA; encoded by the coding sequence ATGGCCGGCCTCTTCGTCACCTTCGAAGGCATCGATCGCTCTGGCAAGACGACCCAGGCGCGGATGCTCGTGGACGCGCTGCGCGACGAGGCCGTGGCGGTCCGCGAGCCGGGCGGCACGGAGGTGGGGGAGCGGCTGCGGGATCTGCTCAAGGACCCCGCCGTGCAGATCTCTCCGGAGACGGAGGCGCTCCTGTTCGCCGCCGCGCGCGCCGAGCTGGTGGCGCAGGTGATCCGCCCGGCACTCGAAGCCGGGAAGGTGGTGGTGTCGGATCGCTTCCTCGACTCGTCGCTCGCCTACCAGGGCATCGCGCGCGGGCTCGGGGTGGAGGACGTCGAGCAGATCAACAGCTTCGCCACCGCTGGGCTGCTCCCGGACCTCACCTTCCTGCTGTCGATCGACCTGGCGCGTGCCGCGGAGCGTGCAGGCCAGCTCGATCGCTTCGAGGACGAGGGCGACTCGCTTCAGAAGGCCGTGTTCGACGCCTACAGCGAGCTTGCGGCCGCCGATACACAGCGCTGGCGGATCATCGACGCCGACCGCCCGTCGCACGAGGTGCACGCCGAAGTGCTCGCCGCCGTGCAGCAGGCACGCCAGTCGGCTGGAGCGCGAGCGTGA
- a CDS encoding DUF192 domain-containing protein gives MTRISRYPLLELETGIRMHLAHTWRARLLGLALMRDLHPDHALVIPHCTSVHTFGMRFPIDVVFVDRDWLPIYIEYNVGPRRVLRSRFARSVIEVAAGEAGRLADGLRLQRALVDGRSAPRAPAPPLR, from the coding sequence GTGACCCGCATCAGCCGCTACCCCCTGCTCGAGCTCGAGACGGGCATCCGCATGCACCTCGCCCATACCTGGCGCGCGCGGCTGCTCGGGCTCGCGCTCATGCGTGACCTTCATCCGGACCACGCGCTGGTGATCCCGCACTGCACGTCAGTGCACACGTTCGGCATGCGCTTCCCGATCGACGTGGTGTTCGTGGACCGCGATTGGCTGCCGATCTACATCGAGTACAACGTGGGACCGCGCCGCGTCCTGCGGAGCCGCTTCGCGCGCTCGGTGATCGAGGTGGCGGCGGGAGAGGCTGGGCGCCTGGCCGACGGGCTCAGGCTCCAACGAGCTCTCGTAGACGGAAGGTCAGCGCCGAGAGCGCCAGCTCCTCCGTTACGTTGA
- a CDS encoding SRPBCC family protein — protein sequence MSDETWSMGDTRRDIGRAPGGRTLTLRRTYPAAIEDVWDACTTPERLGRFFAPVSGDLREGGRFQIQGNAGGDILECDPPRLLRVTWAFGDRPPSEVRLRLLDEGPERTVLELEHAPVSDTVELAGRQVDPVLNDPETGIWGMGTGWEMGFIALDSYLRGAFPDEPPAPDSPELIALADRCGKEWAAAVARSNTAG from the coding sequence GTGAGCGACGAGACGTGGTCGATGGGTGACACGCGGCGAGACATCGGCCGCGCGCCGGGCGGGCGCACGCTGACGCTGCGGCGGACCTACCCCGCGGCGATCGAGGACGTGTGGGACGCGTGCACCACCCCGGAGCGGCTGGGACGCTTCTTCGCGCCCGTGAGCGGGGACCTGCGCGAGGGCGGCCGCTTCCAGATCCAGGGCAACGCCGGCGGCGACATTCTGGAGTGCGATCCGCCTCGGCTTCTGCGCGTGACATGGGCGTTTGGCGACCGGCCGCCGAGCGAGGTGCGACTGCGGCTGCTCGACGAGGGGCCGGAGAGGACGGTGCTCGAGCTGGAGCACGCCCCGGTGTCGGACACGGTCGAGCTGGCGGGCCGCCAGGTCGATCCGGTCCTGAACGATCCGGAGACGGGCATCTGGGGGATGGGCACCGGCTGGGAGATGGGCTTCATCGCGCTCGACTCCTACCTGCGCGGCGCCTTTCCCGACGAGCCACCGGCCCCGGACTCTCCCGAGCTCATCGCCCTTGCGGACAGGTGTGGCAAGGAATGGGCGGCGGCGGTGGCCAGGTCGAACACAGCCGGGTAG
- the nrdR gene encoding transcriptional regulator NrdR, with protein sequence MRCPYCHFDSTRVVDSRLAEPGDSIRRRRECASCGERFTTYERVEGPMLIVDKRDGRREQFDRDKLIRGMLRSTNKRPVEVSDLEELADRIAGEARRRGGRVDAEWIGERVLRGLARLDRVSALLFASIYRSFEDLSDFESELERLKSEPVLGDDQLPLVLPSDPRERVGTSPSGTSRGQEGELESVRRGHAGHP encoded by the coding sequence ATGCGCTGTCCGTACTGCCATTTCGACTCCACCCGCGTAGTGGACTCGCGCCTCGCCGAGCCGGGCGACTCGATTCGCCGCCGCCGTGAGTGCGCGAGCTGCGGCGAGCGCTTCACCACGTACGAGCGCGTGGAGGGGCCGATGCTGATCGTGGACAAGCGCGACGGCCGCCGCGAGCAGTTCGACCGGGACAAGCTGATCCGCGGAATGCTCCGCTCCACGAACAAGCGGCCTGTCGAGGTGAGCGATCTCGAGGAGCTCGCCGACAGGATCGCCGGCGAGGCGCGGCGCCGCGGCGGTCGCGTGGACGCCGAGTGGATCGGCGAGCGCGTGCTGCGCGGACTCGCGCGGCTCGACCGCGTCTCGGCGCTGCTCTTCGCCTCCATCTACAGAAGCTTTGAGGACCTCTCGGACTTCGAGTCCGAGCTCGAACGTCTCAAGTCAGAGCCGGTGCTCGGCGATGACCAACTCCCACTCGTCCTTCCGTCCGACCCCCGTGAGAGGGTCGGAACTTCCCCCTCGGGCACGTCCCGCGGGCAGGAAGGAGAACTCGAATCCGTTAGGAGAGGACATGCCGGACACCCGTAG
- a CDS encoding cupin domain-containing protein: MAQDYDIHTDDKFGSLTLIDVAAEAAAHEPWFNQTLTTVNDSVVRLGVLEGEFHWHKHDADDEFFLVLAGELVLEVEGEDTVRLKPQQGYTVPRGVMHKTSAPVRTTVLMVEPVAVVPTGD; this comes from the coding sequence ATGGCCCAGGACTACGACATCCACACAGACGACAAGTTCGGCTCCCTCACGTTGATCGACGTCGCGGCCGAGGCGGCGGCCCACGAGCCGTGGTTCAACCAGACGCTCACCACGGTGAACGACTCGGTGGTGCGGCTCGGGGTTCTCGAGGGCGAGTTCCACTGGCACAAGCACGACGCCGACGACGAGTTCTTCCTCGTGCTCGCCGGCGAGCTCGTCCTCGAGGTGGAGGGCGAGGACACCGTGCGGCTCAAGCCGCAGCAGGGCTACACCGTGCCGCGAGGCGTGATGCACAAGACGAGCGCGCCGGTACGGACCACCGTGCTGATGGTGGAGCCGGTCGCTGTAGTGCCAACCGGCGACTAG
- a CDS encoding AAA family ATPase — protein sequence MTAEVPQLAGTEEHPHARMVLGSGLASGSPSHAYLFHGPPGTGKRTAARALAAELLAEGEEDREGARTRALHGTHPDLTWVRPTGAHVMRVSDVEGPVVGAAGRTPFESKRRVFVLERVDTMNDEVANRLLKTLEEPPEFVHLILLTDQLGRVLETVVSRCQLVRFDPLPAERIAELLEEEGVEPERARASARLSLGNASRARFLASGEGMALRGEVERLVFDGLGAIHMEEPWRGLLQRAEERREAAEADVEERKRERLEQEPRGRERSALEREFDDTAKRDGRRARTEILELGLELAALTFRDLVADSAGAHAAVLATDRIADLASAAEDRDPVRLRQAAEACEDTRSSLQLNVTEELALSALTFRLRELVGA from the coding sequence GTGACCGCCGAGGTTCCGCAGCTCGCGGGCACCGAGGAGCACCCGCACGCGCGGATGGTGCTGGGCTCGGGGCTCGCGTCGGGCAGCCCGTCGCACGCCTATCTCTTCCACGGCCCGCCCGGCACCGGCAAGCGCACAGCCGCCCGCGCGCTCGCCGCCGAACTGCTCGCGGAGGGCGAGGAGGATCGGGAGGGCGCCCGCACGCGCGCGCTGCACGGTACCCATCCGGACCTCACGTGGGTGCGCCCAACGGGAGCGCACGTGATGCGCGTGAGCGACGTGGAGGGGCCGGTGGTGGGGGCCGCGGGCCGCACGCCGTTCGAGTCGAAGCGGCGCGTGTTCGTGCTCGAGCGGGTGGACACGATGAACGACGAGGTGGCCAACCGGCTGCTGAAGACGCTGGAGGAGCCGCCCGAGTTCGTGCACCTGATCCTGCTCACCGACCAGCTCGGCCGGGTGCTCGAGACGGTGGTGTCGCGCTGTCAGCTCGTCCGCTTCGACCCGCTGCCGGCGGAACGCATCGCCGAGCTGCTCGAGGAGGAAGGCGTGGAGCCCGAGCGGGCGCGCGCCTCGGCGCGGCTGTCGCTCGGCAATGCGTCCCGCGCCCGCTTCCTCGCCTCGGGCGAAGGGATGGCGCTGCGCGGCGAGGTGGAGCGGCTCGTGTTCGACGGGCTCGGTGCGATCCACATGGAGGAGCCGTGGCGCGGGCTGCTGCAGCGCGCCGAGGAGCGGCGCGAGGCCGCGGAGGCGGACGTGGAGGAGCGCAAGCGCGAGCGACTCGAGCAGGAGCCCCGCGGCCGGGAGCGCAGCGCGCTCGAGCGCGAGTTCGACGACACGGCCAAGCGCGACGGCCGCCGCGCGCGCACCGAGATCCTGGAGCTGGGGCTGGAGCTGGCGGCACTCACCTTCCGCGACCTGGTGGCGGACTCCGCCGGCGCGCACGCCGCCGTGCTCGCCACCGACCGCATCGCCGACCTCGCCTCGGCCGCCGAGGATCGCGATCCCGTGCGCCTGCGTCAGGCGGCCGAGGCCTGCGAGGACACGCGCAGCTCGCTTCAGCTCAACGTAACGGAGGAGCTGGCGCTCTCGGCGCTGACCTTCCGTCTACGAGAGCTCGTTGGAGCCTGA
- a CDS encoding SDR family NAD(P)-dependent oxidoreductase yields the protein MKALVTGGAGFIGSNLVDALLDRGDEVTIVDNLSTGRRENIQDALANGARLVEADLRDAEAIRDVVAQAQPETIFHLAAQIDVRKSVADPTFDAGINVLGTINMLAAAQAAGVRRFINSSTGGAIYGEGRVIPAPETHPAEPESGYGQSKLAAEGYCGLFRRLHGLSTVSLRYGNVYGPRQDPLGEAGVIAIFCGKLNDGGKPTVFGDGLQTRDYIYVGDVVSANLAAAGSDAGGSFNIGLGVQSTVLDIIDVLRRLGGRDDFEAEHAPERPGEVMHIALDATRAREELGWEPKVQLEEGLERTLASIRE from the coding sequence ATGAAAGCGCTCGTTACCGGCGGCGCCGGCTTCATCGGGTCGAATCTCGTCGACGCTCTGCTCGATCGCGGCGACGAGGTGACGATCGTCGACAACCTCTCCACGGGGCGGCGCGAGAACATCCAGGACGCGCTCGCAAACGGGGCGCGGCTCGTGGAGGCGGACCTGCGAGACGCCGAGGCGATCCGGGACGTCGTGGCCCAGGCGCAGCCCGAGACCATCTTCCACCTGGCGGCCCAGATCGACGTTCGCAAGTCGGTCGCCGATCCCACGTTCGACGCCGGCATCAACGTGCTCGGCACGATCAACATGCTCGCCGCGGCACAGGCCGCGGGCGTGCGCAGGTTCATCAACAGCTCAACCGGCGGGGCGATCTACGGCGAGGGCCGCGTGATCCCCGCGCCCGAGACGCATCCGGCTGAGCCGGAGTCGGGCTACGGCCAGTCGAAGCTGGCGGCCGAGGGCTACTGCGGGCTCTTCCGCCGCCTGCACGGCCTGTCGACCGTGTCGCTCCGCTATGGCAACGTCTACGGCCCGCGGCAGGATCCGCTCGGCGAGGCCGGCGTGATCGCGATCTTCTGCGGGAAGCTGAACGACGGCGGGAAGCCCACCGTGTTCGGCGACGGCCTGCAGACGCGCGACTACATCTACGTCGGCGACGTGGTGTCCGCAAACCTCGCCGCCGCCGGCTCAGACGCCGGCGGCTCCTTCAACATCGGCCTCGGCGTGCAGAGCACGGTGCTCGACATCATCGACGTCCTGCGCAGGCTCGGCGGGCGCGACGACTTCGAGGCCGAGCACGCTCCCGAGCGCCCCGGCGAGGTCATGCACATCGCCCTCGACGCAACACGCGCGCGCGAGGAGCTTGGGTGGGAGCCGAAGGTGCAGCTCGAGGAGGGCCTCGAGCGCACGCTCGCCTCGATCAGGGAGTGA
- a CDS encoding metalloregulator ArsR/SmtB family transcription factor: protein MHAFDVLGDPVRRRILELLAEGERSAGEVSAAVEAEFKITQPAVSQHLRVLRDHGFANVRPDGARRLYSVDGAPLREVDEWLGRYRPFWEQRLDALDTELARGKSSRRRRKEQ from the coding sequence ATGCACGCGTTCGACGTCCTGGGTGACCCCGTGCGCCGCCGCATCCTCGAGCTGCTCGCGGAAGGCGAGCGCTCCGCCGGCGAGGTGAGCGCGGCGGTGGAGGCCGAGTTCAAGATCACGCAGCCGGCGGTGTCTCAGCACCTGCGCGTGCTGCGCGATCACGGCTTCGCGAATGTGCGCCCGGACGGTGCCCGCCGTCTGTACTCGGTCGACGGCGCACCCCTGAGGGAGGTGGACGAGTGGCTCGGTCGCTACCGGCCGTTCTGGGAGCAGCGCCTTGACGCGCTCGACACCGAGCTTGCGCGTGGCAAATCGTCAAGACGAAGGAGAAAAGAGCAGTGA